From Pseudanabaena sp. PCC 6802, one genomic window encodes:
- a CDS encoding beta strand repeat-containing protein produces MATFNNVDTFEELRDAITASKTNGQADTINITGNITLTADLPTITEDVGLTVNGGNFTISGNNERRILFVKSGTIDLNNLNFSNGRAQGGSRSAGMGGALFIYGGNVKISNATFANNQALGGSSAASSDFYGIGLRYLANSANNGARGTDGTITAPNGTDGGPGGYGGFGGPGGTGYKGDRGRAGGNSGNGGNGGFGMDGGGGNFAGAGGIGYTTGGGGRGGNGGNGGFGAAGGKGGQGGSGGDVVFPRPFPDDAPTPGGNGGNGGAGGFGGGGGVGGKGGDVGRDNGFPATVKGNGGNGGNGGYGAGGGKGGTPIPDLDAFGVALRLQGFTGAGGQGGFGGGNASPSEPYDGGGKEVVPVSGGGAGMGGAIFIRSGSLTLNTVAFNSNSTTGGTGYENGKGYGGAIFAMKSTTNTNVNNQGMPTVLPTISLAQVSFSGNNAGDADGKVTTGAIGVGIDYNNDDLYGKTFSEKALTIAANTSATATEGNSGTKAFTFTVTRTGSTTETASANWAVTGSGANPANAADFGGTLPSGTVNFAANETTKTITVAVNGDTTVEPNENFTVTLSNPSGASIATSTATGTIQNDDTGLAIAATNATQTEGNSGTKAFTFTVTRTGNTSGTSSAAWAVTGSGANPADAADFSGTLPSGTVSFAANETTKTITVAVSGDTVVEPNENFTVTLSNASGANITTSTATGTIQNDDTGLAIAATNASQTEGNSGTKAFTFTVSRTGVTTGTSSANWTVTGSGANPTDGSDFGGTLPSGTVNFAANETTKSITVAVNGDTTVEPNENFTVTLSNASGASIATPTATGTILNDDANLAIAADASATSTEGNSSTKAFTFTVTRTGDTTGTSSADWAVTGTGGNPADGADFGGSLPSGTVNFAANETTKTITVAVSGDTTVEPNENFTVTLSNPSVGANITTSTATGTILNDDASLAIAADASATATEGDSGTKAFTFTVTRTGDPSGTTTADWTVAGTGVNPANATDFAGGTLPTGTVNFAANETSKTITVNVNGDTVVEPNENFNVTLSNPSVGATISTATATGTVLNDDASLAIAADASATATEGNSGTKAFTFTVTRTGDTTGTSSANWAVTGTGGNPADGADFGGTLPSGTVNFAANETSKTITVAVSGDTTVEPNENFTVTLSNPSVGANITTSTATGTILNDDASLAIAADASATATEGNSGTKAFTFTVTRTGNTTGTASANWAVTGSGGNPANATDFGGTLSSGTVSFAANETSKTITVAVSGDTTVEPDENFSVTLSNATGANIATSTAAGTILNDDAGLAIAANASATATEGNSGTKAFTFTVTRTGDLNGTTTADWTVAGSGANPANGIDFAGGTLPTGTVSFGANETTKTITIAVNGDTAVEPNENFTVTLSNPSIGATIPTASALGTIENDDGISITPVNVSQPEGNSGYTNFTLNVTRNSNINDFTLVNYTVSGSGTHPADAADFGGFFPTGSLAFFAGQTSQTLTVQVRGDIANEPDETFTVTLTNASGGAVIGVAAATDTILNDDTVPTFAIAPKLANQTEGNSGNKAFTFTVTRTGDTTGTNNVNWVVTGSGGNPANATDFSGTLPSGTLSFTASQTSKDITINIAGDTVVEPDENFTVTLSNPTNGALIGTDTATGAIVNDDIIVGTAGNDSLPGSAGKDTISGLGGLDTLSGLAGNDSIDGGLGNDFLTGGLGNDTLLGGGDNDTLTGVDPASGFGIGEIDRLTGNSGSDRFILGDSTRTYYLGNGISDYALITDFGAGDLIQVHASEPLTIGGARPPGIASGTALYLGSDLVAVVQGNVPTLTSFVSV; encoded by the coding sequence ATGGCTACATTCAATAATGTTGACACCTTTGAAGAACTGCGCGATGCCATTACCGCCTCTAAAACCAATGGTCAAGCAGACACGATTAACATCACCGGCAACATTACCCTCACCGCTGACCTGCCGACCATTACAGAAGATGTGGGTTTAACGGTAAATGGCGGCAACTTCACCATTAGCGGCAACAACGAACGACGCATCCTCTTCGTTAAGAGCGGCACGATCGATCTGAACAACCTGAATTTCAGCAATGGTCGCGCCCAAGGGGGTTCTAGAAGTGCTGGCATGGGAGGGGCGCTGTTTATCTATGGCGGCAATGTCAAGATTAGCAACGCCACGTTTGCCAATAACCAGGCTCTTGGCGGCAGCTCGGCTGCAAGTTCAGATTTTTATGGCATTGGGTTGAGATACCTTGCTAACTCTGCCAATAATGGGGCTAGGGGGACGGATGGGACGATTACTGCCCCCAACGGTACTGATGGTGGACCCGGAGGCTATGGCGGGTTTGGTGGCCCTGGCGGGACGGGTTACAAGGGTGACAGAGGTAGGGCTGGTGGCAACAGCGGCAACGGCGGCAACGGCGGCTTTGGTATGGACGGGGGAGGCGGTAATTTTGCGGGCGCAGGCGGTATCGGTTACACCACGGGCGGCGGCGGTCGGGGCGGTAATGGCGGTAATGGCGGGTTTGGTGCTGCCGGCGGCAAAGGCGGTCAAGGGGGCAGTGGAGGCGATGTAGTCTTCCCTCGACCATTTCCCGATGACGCCCCCACTCCCGGCGGGAATGGGGGGAATGGGGGTGCTGGTGGCTTTGGTGGTGGCGGTGGTGTCGGCGGCAAAGGGGGCGATGTCGGTAGGGATAACGGTTTCCCCGCTACGGTTAAAGGGAATGGCGGCAACGGTGGCAACGGTGGCTACGGCGCTGGCGGTGGCAAAGGTGGAACTCCCATCCCGGATCTTGACGCATTTGGCGTTGCGCTCCGCCTCCAGGGGTTTACGGGCGCTGGTGGTCAGGGTGGCTTTGGCGGTGGAAATGCTTCGCCCAGCGAGCCGTACGACGGTGGTGGTAAAGAGGTGGTACCTGTATCAGGGGGTGGCGCGGGCATGGGTGGGGCGATCTTCATCCGTAGCGGCAGCCTCACCCTCAATACCGTCGCCTTCAACAGCAACAGCACCACGGGCGGAACTGGGTATGAGAACGGCAAAGGCTACGGCGGCGCGATCTTTGCCATGAAGTCCACCACCAACACCAATGTCAACAACCAGGGCATGCCCACGGTCTTGCCGACCATCTCCCTAGCTCAGGTCAGCTTCTCAGGCAACAATGCGGGCGATGCGGACGGCAAAGTCACTACGGGCGCGATCGGCGTCGGCATCGACTACAACAACGACGATCTATATGGCAAAACCTTCAGCGAGAAGGCATTGACGATCGCGGCGAATACCAGCGCCACGGCCACGGAAGGCAACAGCGGTACAAAAGCTTTTACGTTTACGGTGACTCGGACGGGCAGTACGACCGAAACCGCTTCGGCCAATTGGGCCGTGACGGGTAGCGGTGCGAATCCCGCCAATGCGGCAGACTTTGGCGGTACGCTTCCCAGCGGCACGGTAAACTTCGCGGCGAATGAGACTACCAAAACCATCACCGTTGCTGTCAACGGCGACACGACTGTGGAACCCAATGAGAACTTCACCGTGACGCTATCCAATCCATCGGGAGCTAGCATCGCTACATCTACTGCTACAGGCACGATTCAAAACGATGACACGGGGCTGGCGATCGCGGCGACCAATGCCACGCAAACCGAAGGCAACAGTGGCACGAAAGCCTTCACGTTCACCGTGACCCGCACGGGTAATACCAGCGGTACTTCCTCCGCAGCTTGGGCAGTAACTGGTTCGGGAGCCAATCCCGCCGATGCGGCTGACTTTAGCGGTACGCTTCCCAGTGGCACGGTGAGCTTCGCTGCCAACGAAACTACCAAAACCATCACCGTCGCTGTCAGCGGCGACACGGTTGTAGAACCGAATGAGAATTTCACCGTCACGCTCTCCAATGCATCGGGAGCTAACATCACTACATCCACTGCTACAGGTACGATTCAAAATGATGACACGGGGCTGGCGATCGCGGCGACGAACGCCTCGCAAACAGAGGGCAATAGCGGTACTAAAGCCTTTACATTCACAGTTTCTCGTACGGGCGTTACGACTGGCACCTCATCGGCCAATTGGACGGTGACGGGTAGCGGTGCGAATCCCACCGATGGATCTGACTTTGGCGGTACGCTTCCCAGCGGCACGGTAAACTTCGCGGCGAATGAGACTACCAAATCCATCACCGTTGCTGTCAACGGCGACACGACTGTGGAACCCAATGAGAACTTCACCGTGACGCTTTCCAATGCATCAGGAGCTAGCATCGCTACACCTACTGCTACGGGTACGATTCTGAACGACGACGCGAATCTGGCGATCGCGGCAGATGCCAGCGCCACGTCTACAGAGGGCAATAGCAGTACCAAAGCCTTTACGTTTACAGTGACTCGAACGGGAGATACAACTGGCACCTCATCGGCAGATTGGGCGGTGACGGGTACGGGAGGGAATCCCGCCGATGGGGCTGACTTTGGTGGCTCACTTCCCAGCGGCACAGTCAACTTCGCGGCGAATGAGACAACTAAAACCATCACCGTTGCTGTCAGCGGCGACACGACTGTGGAACCCAATGAGAACTTCACCGTGACGCTATCCAATCCATCAGTTGGAGCTAACATCACTACGTCTACTGCGACGGGCACGATACTGAACGACGATGCGAGTTTAGCGATCGCGGCGGATGCCAGCGCTACAGCCACCGAAGGTGATAGCGGCACGAAAGCCTTTACATTCACAGTGACCCGCACGGGAGATCCCAGTGGAACGACTACAGCAGATTGGACAGTAGCAGGAACTGGAGTCAATCCCGCCAACGCTACGGATTTTGCTGGGGGCACGCTGCCCACGGGCACGGTAAATTTTGCTGCCAACGAGACGAGCAAAACGATAACGGTCAACGTCAACGGCGACACGGTGGTGGAACCCAATGAGAACTTCAACGTGACACTTTCCAATCCATCAGTTGGGGCTACCATTTCTACAGCCACTGCGACGGGTACGGTACTGAACGACGATGCGAGTTTAGCGATCGCGGCAGATGCCAGCGCCACGGCTACAGAGGGCAATAGCGGTACCAAAGCTTTTACATTTACGGTGACTCGTACGGGCGATACGACCGGCACCTCATCGGCAAATTGGGCAGTGACGGGTACGGGAGGGAATCCCGCCGATGGGGCTGACTTTGGCGGTACGCTTCCCAGCGGTACGGTAAACTTTGCCGCCAACGAGACCAGCAAAACCATCACGGTTGCTGTCAGCGGAGACACGACTGTGGAACCCAATGAGAACTTCACCGTGACGCTATCCAATCCATCAGTTGGAGCTAACATCACTACGTCTACTGCGACGGGCACGATACTGAACGACGATGCGAGTTTAGCGATCGCCGCAGATGCCAGCGCCACGGCCACAGAAGGAAACAGCGGCACCAAGGCTTTTACGTTTACGGTGACGCGCACGGGCAATACGACCGGAACCGCTTCCGCAAATTGGGCGGTGACGGGTAGCGGGGGCAATCCTGCTAATGCTACTGACTTTGGCGGTACGCTTTCCAGCGGCACGGTGAGCTTTGCTGCCAACGAGACCAGCAAAACGATAACGGTCGCGGTCAGCGGCGATACCACAGTAGAACCAGATGAGAACTTCAGCGTGACGCTTTCCAATGCAACTGGAGCTAACATCGCGACATCCACTGCTGCGGGTACGATTCTCAATGACGATGCTGGACTGGCGATCGCGGCGAATGCCAGTGCCACAGCCACGGAAGGCAACAGCGGTACCAAAGCCTTTACGTTCACCGTGACGCGCACGGGCGATCTCAATGGGACTACTACAGCAGATTGGACAGTAGCGGGCAGTGGAGCCAATCCCGCCAATGGCATAGACTTTGCAGGTGGCACTCTTCCTACTGGCACGGTTAGCTTTGGTGCCAATGAGACGACCAAGACCATCACCATTGCCGTCAATGGCGATACAGCAGTGGAACCCAACGAGAACTTTACTGTGACTCTCTCCAACCCATCGATTGGAGCGACAATTCCGACAGCCAGTGCATTAGGAACTATTGAGAACGATGATGGCATCTCCATTACTCCTGTCAATGTTAGCCAGCCGGAAGGTAACAGTGGCTATACGAACTTCACCCTTAATGTTACTCGCAACTCCAATATCAACGATTTTACGCTCGTGAACTATACAGTCAGCGGCAGCGGTACCCATCCTGCTGATGCCGCTGACTTCGGTGGATTCTTTCCCACTGGCTCTCTCGCTTTCTTCGCAGGACAAACCAGCCAAACTCTGACCGTGCAGGTGCGGGGAGATATTGCGAACGAGCCGGATGAGACTTTTACCGTAACCCTCACTAATGCATCTGGAGGAGCGGTAATTGGGGTGGCGGCTGCCACAGATACAATTCTCAACGACGATACTGTTCCCACCTTTGCGATCGCCCCCAAACTAGCGAATCAAACCGAAGGGAATAGCGGCAATAAAGCCTTTACATTTACAGTAACGCGCACGGGCGATACGACCGGAACGAACAACGTGAACTGGGTAGTGACGGGCAGTGGAGGCAATCCTGCTAATGCAACGGATTTTAGCGGTACGTTGCCCTCAGGAACGCTCAGCTTTACCGCGAGCCAGACCAGTAAGGACATCACTATTAACATCGCAGGCGACACGGTAGTCGAACCAGATGAGAACTTTACGGTTACGCTCTCTAACCCGACGAATGGAGCGCTGATAGGAACTGATACGGCGACGGGTGCGATCGTTAACGACGATATCATTGTTGGCACCGCAGGAAATGACTCTCTCCCCGGTAGTGCGGGTAAAGACACGATTTCCGGCTTGGGCGGTCTGGACACCTTATCCGGTCTGGCTGGTAATGATTCCATCGACGGCGGTTTGGGGAACGACTTTCTCACGGGTGGATTGGGCAACGATACGCTATTGGGAGGAGGCGACAACGACACGCTGACGGGTGTCGATCCTGCGAGCGGCTTTGGAATTGGTGAGATAGATAGATTAACAGGAAATAGTGGGAGCGATCGCTTCATCCTCGGCGATAGCACCAGAACTTACTACCTTGGCAATGGGATATCTGATTATGCTCTCATTACTGACTTTGGTGCTGGCGATCTGATTCAAGTCCATGCGAGCGAGCCATTGACGATTGGCGGAGCCAGACCACCAGGGATCGCTTCCGGTACGGCACTTTATCTCGGCTCGGATCTGGTTGCCGTGGTGCAAGGGAATGTTCCAACTCTTACCTCTTTTGTATCAGTTTAG
- a CDS encoding sulfotransferase family protein, translating to MLDNQIIYITGLPRSGSTLLCQLLAHHPDIYCPGYSSPLCQTLTGLRYSLSDNDFLLAQMDPDFDRTYQQLCNAFRGFINGWFAENDRGWVVDKNRGWLQHLELVNYLDPDFKMVVCIRELGQIYGSIEAQHQKTLLLDFPDRLANLSRYGRAESLFGSSGVVGAPLRSIESLQDIDSQLQQHLFYIIFEDLLGEPQRVMQTFLQWLGLPSIAWDFQNLTVRPHESDSYYRFKYPHQTYSALREPQQHLIPTRIQAELQRQFSWFYQIFYPGLLESNES from the coding sequence ATGCTAGATAACCAGATTATCTATATCACTGGATTGCCACGCTCAGGTTCTACCTTGCTGTGCCAATTGCTGGCTCATCATCCTGACATCTATTGTCCCGGTTACAGTTCACCGCTGTGTCAAACCTTGACCGGACTGCGCTATTCTCTCAGCGATAATGACTTTTTGCTAGCCCAAATGGACCCGGACTTCGATCGTACCTACCAGCAATTGTGCAATGCCTTTCGAGGCTTCATCAACGGTTGGTTTGCCGAAAACGATCGGGGCTGGGTCGTCGATAAGAATCGCGGCTGGTTACAGCATCTAGAACTGGTCAACTACCTCGATCCGGACTTCAAAATGGTAGTCTGCATCCGGGAATTAGGGCAGATCTACGGCTCGATCGAAGCGCAACACCAGAAGACCTTACTGCTCGATTTTCCCGATCGTTTAGCCAACCTTTCTCGCTATGGGCGAGCCGAAAGCCTGTTCGGCAGCAGCGGCGTTGTGGGGGCACCGCTGCGATCCATAGAATCCCTGCAGGACATCGACAGTCAGCTCCAGCAGCATCTGTTCTACATCATTTTTGAAGATCTGCTCGGCGAACCGCAGCGGGTGATGCAGACTTTCCTGCAGTGGCTGGGGCTGCCCTCGATCGCGTGGGACTTTCAAAACTTGACGGTGCGTCCCCATGAGAGCGATAGCTATTACCGCTTCAAATATCCCCACCAGACCTATTCCGCCCTACGCGAGCCCCAACAGCACTTGATCCCAACCCGCATTCAAGCCGAGTTGCAGCGGCAGTTCTCCTGGTTTTACCAGATCTTTTATCCCGGTCTGTTGGAGAGCAATGAGTCATGA
- a CDS encoding DUF2887 domain-containing protein: MADAAVRQSSIELLETVLASKFSKLSRQEIEAMFQLSCISVI; encoded by the coding sequence ATTGCCGATGCAGCAGTTCGGCAATCTAGCATAGAATTGCTAGAGACTGTTTTAGCGTCGAAGTTTTCCAAGTTAAGTCGTCAGGAGATTGAGGCAATGTTTCAACTAAGTTGCATCTCTGTAATTTAG
- a CDS encoding GNAT family N-acetyltransferase has protein sequence MTASAQVLCQGRSLSLRRTMPNDAQMLFDKAFSQPDFMRLYNLNYQPANASEVQRHLVQRQHIPPGQEHYLELAIVHRQWGPIGICSLSEYSALHRRAEYSIGLFDTKHRSVGHGLEASLLMLDLAFNRYQLHKLYAVTYPYNTNAQSGLTSLGFRLEGIRREHFFDPFGQSFVDLHDYGLMVHEFRANSRLIPLTQRLLGREIGQSPESMAPNLPAQRFTQSGTILLGSSPP, from the coding sequence ATGACTGCTAGCGCTCAGGTGCTGTGCCAAGGTCGATCGCTCTCTCTACGGCGCACGATGCCCAACGATGCCCAGATGCTGTTTGACAAAGCCTTCAGCCAGCCGGATTTCATGCGACTCTATAACCTGAACTATCAGCCTGCCAATGCCAGCGAGGTGCAGCGCCACCTGGTGCAGCGGCAGCACATTCCTCCCGGACAGGAGCACTACTTAGAGCTGGCGATCGTACATCGCCAGTGGGGACCGATCGGTATTTGTAGCTTGTCGGAATACAGCGCTTTGCACCGTCGGGCCGAATATTCGATCGGGCTATTTGATACTAAACATCGATCGGTAGGGCACGGACTGGAAGCCAGTTTGCTGATGCTCGATCTGGCCTTCAACCGCTATCAGCTCCACAAGCTCTATGCCGTCACTTATCCGTACAACACCAATGCTCAGAGTGGGTTAACCAGCCTGGGGTTTCGGCTAGAAGGCATTCGTAGAGAGCATTTTTTCGATCCGTTCGGCCAAAGTTTTGTGGATTTGCACGACTATGGCTTGATGGTGCATGAGTTTCGGGCCAATTCCCGCTTGATTCCGCTGACCCAGCGTCTACTAGGGCGAGAGATCGGCCAATCTCCAGAGTCTATGGCTCCCAATCTCCCAGCCCAGCGCTTCACCCAGTCTGGAACGATTTTACTGGGTTCATCACCTCCTTAA
- a CDS encoding FG-GAP-like repeat-containing protein, producing the protein MKLCPIARQNQTALAGTNMLVVIAPNIKNPEVLLAGVVAGTEVLRLNEDEDSIAQISRALAATPAKSLHLVCHGSYDGMGQLELGQTLLNRTNLSQYQAQLQAWGIGELAIYACEVGQDRNFITNLSAQTGARVAAARGKVGNAALGGSWRIEDGKGNRIEALAFNDKAQQAYPGVLVSFSASTTFATGSNPYSVVVGDFNGDSRPDLAVANANSASVSVLLGNGSGGFAAQTTFAVRNTPSSVVVGDFNGDSRPDLAVANRGSNNVSVLLGNGSGGFAAQTTFAAGNIPFSVAVGDFNSDNRSDLAVANLFSANVSVLLGNGSGGFAAQTTFAAGNVPFSVAVGDFNGDNRPDLAVANRFSANVSVLLGNGSGGFADQTTFAAGSNPVSVAVGDFNGDSRPDLAVANADANNVSVLLGNGSGGFADQTTFAAGSNPFSVAVGDFDGDSRPDLAVANLFSANVSVLLGNGSGGFADQTTFAAGSTPISVTVRDFNGDSLADLAVANANSNNVSVLLNTTVPTLPIVTIAADASATATEGNSGTKAFTFTVTRSGDTSGATTADWAVTGTGGNPTNAADFGGTFPTGTVNFAANETSKTITVNVSGDTTVEPDENFTVTLSNASGANITTATATGTIQNDDTALAIAADASATATEGNSGTKAFTFTVTRTGDTSGTTTADWAVTGTGGNPANAADFGGTLPTGTVNFAANETTKTITVAVSGDTTVEPDENFTVTLSNASGASITTSTATGTIQNDDTALAIAADASATANEGNSSTKAFTFTVTRTGDTSGTTTADWAVTGTGGNPANAADFGGTLPTGTVSFAANETTKTITVAVSGDTTVEPDENFTVTLSNASGASITTSTATGTIQNDDTALAIAADASATATEGNSGTKAFTFTVTRTGDTSGATTADWAVTGTGVNPANATDFGGTFPTGTVSFAANETSKTITVNVSGDTTIEPDENFTVTLSNPSAAATIATATANGTIQNDDTALAIAADASATATEGNSGTKAFTFTVTRTGDTSGATTADWAVTGTGVNPAFQTF; encoded by the coding sequence ATGAAACTCTGTCCTATTGCTCGCCAGAACCAGACTGCTCTTGCTGGGACAAACATGCTGGTGGTCATTGCCCCCAACATCAAAAATCCTGAAGTATTGCTCGCGGGAGTAGTAGCTGGCACAGAGGTGTTACGGCTGAATGAAGACGAAGACAGCATCGCGCAAATTAGCCGCGCATTGGCAGCAACTCCCGCGAAATCGCTCCACCTGGTTTGTCATGGTAGCTATGACGGCATGGGTCAGTTGGAACTGGGGCAGACGTTACTGAATCGCACCAACCTGAGCCAGTATCAGGCGCAACTACAGGCGTGGGGCATCGGCGAACTCGCGATCTATGCCTGCGAGGTGGGGCAAGACCGCAATTTTATTACTAACCTGAGCGCACAAACTGGGGCAAGGGTAGCGGCGGCAAGGGGTAAGGTGGGAAACGCAGCTCTAGGTGGAAGTTGGCGGATTGAGGATGGGAAGGGGAATCGCATAGAAGCGCTAGCTTTTAACGACAAGGCGCAGCAGGCTTATCCAGGGGTACTGGTGAGTTTCAGTGCCTCGACCACCTTCGCGACAGGAAGTAATCCTTATTCCGTGGTAGTGGGGGACTTCAATGGCGATAGCCGCCCCGACCTGGCGGTGGCAAATGCGAATTCCGCCAGCGTATCGGTGCTGTTGGGGAATGGCAGTGGCGGGTTCGCTGCCCAGACTACTTTTGCGGTGCGGAATACTCCCAGTTCCGTGGTGGTGGGGGACTTCAATGGCGATAGCCGCCCCGACCTGGCGGTGGCGAATCGGGGTTCCAACAACGTATCGGTGCTGTTGGGGAATGGCAGTGGCGGGTTTGCTGCCCAGACTACCTTTGCGGCAGGAAATATTCCTTTTTCCGTGGCAGTGGGGGACTTCAATAGCGATAACCGCTCCGACCTGGCGGTGGCGAATCTTTTTTCCGCCAACGTATCGGTGCTGTTGGGGAATGGCAGTGGTGGGTTCGCTGCCCAGACTACCTTTGCGGCAGGAAATGTTCCTTTTTCCGTGGCAGTGGGGGACTTCAATGGCGATAACCGCCCCGACCTGGCGGTGGCGAATCGGTTTTCCGCCAACGTATCGGTGCTGTTGGGGAATGGCAGTGGCGGGTTCGCTGACCAGACTACCTTTGCGGCAGGAAGTAATCCTGTTTCCGTGGCAGTGGGAGACTTCAATGGCGATAGCCGCCCCGACCTAGCGGTGGCGAATGCGGATGCCAACAACGTATCGGTGCTGTTGGGGAATGGCAGTGGCGGGTTTGCTGACCAGACTACCTTTGCGGCAGGAAGTAATCCTTTTTCCGTAGCAGTGGGGGACTTCGATGGTGATAGCCGCCCCGACCTGGCGGTGGCGAATCTTTTTTCCGCCAACGTATCGGTGCTGTTGGGGAATGGCAGTGGCGGGTTCGCTGACCAGACTACCTTCGCGGCAGGAAGTACTCCTATTTCCGTGACAGTGAGGGACTTCAATGGCGATAGCCTCGCCGACCTGGCGGTGGCGAATGCGAATTCCAACAACGTATCGGTGCTGCTCAATACTACAGTTCCCACTCTCCCCATCGTCACGATCGCTGCCGATGCCAGCGCCACTGCGACCGAAGGCAATAGCGGCACCAAAGCTTTCACATTCACAGTGACGAGATCGGGCGATACCAGTGGTGCCACCACAGCCGATTGGGCAGTAACAGGGACTGGTGGAAATCCCACCAATGCTGCTGACTTCGGTGGCACGTTTCCCACGGGCACTGTTAACTTCGCTGCCAACGAGACAAGTAAAACGATTACAGTCAATGTCAGCGGCGACACGACTGTCGAACCAGATGAGAACTTTACGGTGACGCTCTCCAACGCATCTGGAGCAAACATTACTACCGCTACTGCGACTGGCACCATTCAAAACGATGACACAGCTCTAGCGATTGCTGCCGATGCCAGCGCCACTGCAACCGAAGGCAATAGCGGTACCAAAGCTTTCACCTTCACAGTGACGCGCACTGGCGATACCAGTGGAACCACAACAGCCGATTGGGCAGTGACGGGTACTGGTGGCAATCCCGCCAATGCTGCTGACTTTGGCGGTACGCTGCCCACTGGTACGGTCAACTTCGCTGCCAATGAGACGACCAAAACCATCACTGTTGCCGTCAGCGGTGACACGACTGTGGAACCTGATGAGAACTTCACCGTCACCCTTTCCAACGCTTCTGGGGCTAGCATCACAACATCCACTGCTACGGGTACGATCCAAAATGATGACACAGCTCTAGCGATCGCCGCCGATGCCAGTGCCACTGCAAACGAAGGCAATAGCAGTACCAAAGCTTTCACCTTCACAGTGACGCGCACTGGCGATACCAGTGGAACCACAACAGCCGATTGGGCAGTAACAGGGACTGGTGGCAATCCCGCCAATGCTGCTGACTTCGGTGGCACGCTTCCCACGGGTACGGTTAGCTTCGCTGCCAATGAGACGACCAAAACCATCACCGTTGCCGTCAGCGGTGACACGACTGTGGAACCTGATGAGAACTTCACCGTCACCCTTTCCAACGCTTCTGGGGCTAGCATCACAACATCCACTGCTACGGGTACGATTCAAAACGATGACACGGCTCTGGCGATCGCTGCCGATGCTAGCGCCACTGCAACCGAAGGCAATAGCGGTACCAAAGCTTTCACCTTCACAGTGACGCGCACGGGCGATACCAGTGGTGCTACAACAGCCGATTGGGCAGTGACGGGGACTGGTGTCAATCCCGCCAATGCCACCGACTTCGGCGGCACGTTTCCCACGGGCACGGTTAGCTTCGCAGCCAATGAGACCAGCAAAACGATTACCGTAAACGTCAGCGGTGACACCACAATAGAACCAGATGAGAACTTCACTGTCACGCTCTCCAATCCATCTGCTGCAGCTACGATCGCAACAGCAACGGCTAATGGCACCATTCAAAACGATGACACAGCTCTAGCGATCGCTGCCGATGCTAGCGCCACTGCAACCGAAGGCAATAGCGGTACCAAAGCTTTCACCTTCACAGTGACGCGCACGGGCGATACCAGCGGTGCCACAACAGCCGATTGGGCAGTAACAGGGACTGGTGTCAATCCCGCCTTCCAAACCTTCTAG
- a CDS encoding calcium-binding protein has product DSLTGSAGNDTISGLGGLDTLSGLAGNDSIDGGLGNDFLTGGLGNDTLLGGGDNDTLTGVDPASGFGIGEIDRLTGNSGSDRFILGDSTRTYYLGNGISDYVLITDFGAGDLIQVRASEPLTIGGARPPGIASGTALYLGSDLVAVVQGNVPTALSFVAV; this is encoded by the coding sequence GATTCTCTGACAGGCAGTGCAGGCAACGACACGATTTCCGGCTTGGGCGGTCTGGACACCTTATCCGGTCTGGCTGGCAATGATTCCATCGACGGCGGTTTGGGTAACGACTTTCTTACGGGCGGATTGGGCAACGATACGCTATTGGGAGGAGGCGACAACGACACTCTGACAGGGGTCGATCCTGCGAGCGGCTTTGGAATTGGTGAGATAGATAGATTAACCGGAAATAGTGGGAGCGATCGCTTCATTCTCGGCGATAGCACCAGAACTTACTATCTCGGGAATGGGATATCTGATTATGTCCTCATTACTGACTTTGGTGCTGGCGATCTGATTCAAGTCCGTGCGAGCGAACCATTGACGATTGGCGGAGCCAGACCGCCAGGGATCGCTTCCGGTACGGCGCTTTATCTCGGCTCGGATCTGGTTGCCGTGGTGCAGGGCAACGTTCCCACAGCACTCTCTTTCGTTGCGGTTTAA